One genomic window of Legionella jordanis includes the following:
- a CDS encoding Mth938-like domain-containing protein, giving the protein MHINLEANDKHSIQAYTEHEVRIDSINYQSSLIVNSQEIIANWPIRRIQELDEQSLQPLLQWQPKIILIGHGQTGHFPSAPTLKTLMKLGIGLECMSIGAACRTFNVLLNEQREVALGLIF; this is encoded by the coding sequence ATGCATATTAATCTAGAGGCAAATGACAAGCACAGCATTCAAGCTTATACAGAACATGAGGTTCGTATTGATTCAATTAATTATCAATCAAGCCTAATTGTTAACTCTCAGGAAATTATTGCAAATTGGCCGATACGCCGGATTCAAGAACTGGATGAGCAATCTTTGCAACCGTTGTTACAATGGCAACCTAAAATTATACTCATCGGCCATGGTCAAACTGGACATTTTCCTTCTGCGCCTACCTTAAAAACCTTAATGAAACTTGGGATCGGACTTGAATGTATGTCCATAGGAGCTGCTTGCCGAACCTTTAATGTTTTACTAAATGAACAAAGAGAAGTTGCCTTAGGACTTATTTTCTAA